The following proteins are encoded in a genomic region of Triticum dicoccoides isolate Atlit2015 ecotype Zavitan chromosome 1B, WEW_v2.0, whole genome shotgun sequence:
- the LOC119348789 gene encoding uncharacterized protein LOC119348789: MESKHTDQANVKAKLSTMHSKVICCKLYISESQNAAVVDAISRIGQKDPEVVLLNKFEDEYYNRVRYTLVSYITNESSTGGAVFSPIRKVLLAMIEAAFSAINLEVHCGTHPRIGVVDDISFHPLNQADTIEDAAQLAKLVASDIGNGLQVPVFLYAAAHPTSKSVSAVRRELGYFRPNHKGVQWAGPVLPDTLPMKPDVGPVHVPRERGATMVGAQPLVESYNVPIFCKDVPTVRRITRRVTGRSGGLPSVQALALFHGDNCTEIACFLLDPDHVGADRVQWLVEQIAEEQGLEVEKGYFTDLSKHMMLERYSEMVSAAD; encoded by the exons ATGGAGAGCAAGCACACCGACCAG GCAAACGTGAAGGCGAAGCTCAGCACCATGCACTCGAAGGTGATCTGTTGCAAGCTCTACATCTCTGAAAGCCAAAATGCGGCTGTTGTCGATGCCATCAGCCGCATAGGCCAGAAAGACCCTGAGGTGGTTCTACTCAACAAGTTCGAGGATGAGTACTACAACCGTGTCCGCTACACGCTTGTCTCCTACATCACCAACGAAAGCTCGACTGGTGGAGCTGTATTTAGCCCAATCAGGAAGGTACTGCTGGCGATGATCGAGGCTGCATTTTCAGCCATAAACCTCGAAGTGCACTGTGGAACTCATCCAAGGATTGGTGTCGTCGATGACATTTCATTCCACCCCTTGAATCAAGCGGACACAATAGAGGATGCTGCTCAGCTGGCTAAGCTGGTAGCCTCTGACATTGGCAATGGCTTGCAAG TTCCAGTGTTCCTATATGCGGCAGCACACCCCACCAGCAAGAGCGTCAGTGCAGTCCGGCGTGAGCTCGGCTACTTCCGGCCAAACCACAAGGGCGTCCAATGGGCAGGCCCGGTGCTCCCTGATACTCTACCGATGAAGCCAGATGTGGGCCCAGTTCACGTTCCTCGTGAAAGAGGCGCCACCATGGTCGGAGCTCAACCTTTGGTCGAGAGCTACAATGTGCCGATATTCTGCAAGGATGTCCCAACCGTGAGAAGAATCACCCGGAGGGTGACTGGACGGAGCGGAGGGCTCCCGTCAGTACAGGCACTTGCGCTTTTCCATGGCGACAATTGCACGGAGATCGCATGTTTTTTGCTGGATCCAGACCACGTCGGCGCCGATCGGGTTCAATGGCTGGTGGAGCAGATTGCAGAGGAGCAAGGGCTTGAAGTTGAAAAGGGCTATTTCACTGACCTGTCAAAGCATATGATGCTAGAAAGGTACTCCGAGATGGTTTCTGCAGCTGACTGA